Genomic segment of Geothermobacter ehrlichii:
AAAGTGCCTTCAACATGACGGACGGACCGCTCATCAGGGCCGCCGACCTGCCTCCGACCATCCGCCGGACCCGGCCGGGCGCCGCCGGCGGCAAGGCGGTGATTCCGGCTCGCGACGAGCTGCTGAGCGCCATCGGGCAGAAATCCCTCCAGGAAATCCTGGAGGAGATGGAGCGCCAGCTGATCGAGGCATCCCTCGAGCGGGTGGGTGGGAACAAGCTCAGTGCCGCCAATGTCCTGGGTATCTCCCGGCCCGGACTCTACAAGAAGCTGAACAAGTACAACATCCAGTAATGTCGGCAGTGCCCGCCGGTTTTTTGGGGTGAGATGTCGCTGTTGGTTTGGATTGGCGGAAAACACTGTTAACAAAGATGACAGACGATGCCCTCGATTATTGTTTGCTTCAATTAAGTATTGTTCTTTAATCTGTAAAAAGTTCTTTTAAAAACAACATGTTATCATTTATATGTGTGGCGTTTTCGTTTAAAAACAGTGTTTGGTATTCTGGTTGCAAAAGGGCGGGGCAGGGATTTCGTCCCATTTCGGGAAGAGTGCCGGTTGCCACCGGCGTCTTTTCCATCCCATTTCGACTGACGAGGAAGCCACATGTCTGAAACAGCCCCACTTCTCGAGGTTCGAGGCGTTTCGCTCTCCTTCGGCGGCGTCCACGCCCTGACCGATGTCAGTTTCCAGGTCCGCAAGGGTGAGATCTTCTCCATCATCGGCCCCAACGGCGCCGGCAAGACCTCGATGCTCAACTGCATTTCCGGTCGCTATCAGCCCAACCAGGGCTCGATCGTCTTCAAGGGCAAGGAGCTGATCGGGCTGCGTCCCAACGACCGCTGCAACCTGGGCATCGGCCGAACCTTCCAGAATCTCGCCCTGTTCAATCACATGACGGTGCTCGACAACATCATGGTCGGCCGTCATCACCTGCTGAAGAACAATTTTCTCACCGGATCTATCTACTGGCTGACCGGCGCCCGCAGGGAGGAGCTGCGACACCGGGCCGAGGTCGAGGACATCATCGATTTTCTCGAGATCGCCCATATCCGCAAGTCGGTGGCCGGCACCCTCTCCTACGGGTTGCGCAAGCGGGTGGAGCTGGCCCGCGCCGTCGCTCTGCGTCCCGACCTGATTCTGCTCGACGAGCCGATGGCGGGAATGAACCTGGAAGAGAAGGAGGACATGGCCCGCTACATCATCGATCTCAACGAAGAGTGGGGGATGACGGTGGTGATGATCGAGCACGACATGGGCGTGGTGATGGATATCTCGCACCGGGTGATGGTGCTCGATTTCGGCAAGAAGATCGCCGAGGGTCTGCCCGACGAGGTGATGGCCGATCCGCGGGTGCGCAAGGCCTACCTGGGCGAGGACGATGTGGAAGACGGCCGGGAGGCCCGGGCCGGGGAGGTCGCCTGATGAAAGTCGAATACGCCGATGTCAAGCGCTACGATACCTTTCCCAAGCTGCTGGCCTACAATGCCGCCAACTGGCCGGACGAGATTGCCCTGCGCGAGAAGGAGTTCGGCATCTGGAACGCCTTCACCTGGGCCGACTACCAGAAGATGGTGCGGCGATTCGCCCTCGGCATGCACAAGCTCGGCATCGGCCAGGGCGACGCCGTCGGCATCATCGGCGACAACCGTCCCGAATGGGTGGCCGGGGAGATCGCCTCGCACGCGTTGCGGGCGATGATCTTCGGCATCTACCAGGATTCCCTCAACGAGGAGGTCGCCTACCTGATCAATTACGCCGGGGCGAAGATCATTATCGCCGAGGACGAGGAGCAGGTCGACAAGGTGCTGGAGATCACCGAGCAGTGCCCCTGCGTCAAGCACATCGTCTATTGCGATCCGCGCGGCATGCGCAAGTACGACGATCCGCGCCTGCTCAGTCACACCGAGCTGATGCGGCTGGGGGACGAGCTCGACGCCGAGCAGCCCGGACTCTACGATGAGCTGGTCGCCGCCGGCCGTGCGGAGGATGTCGCCATCCTCTGTCCGACCTCGGGCACTACCTCCAATCCGAAGCTGGCCATGCTGCAGTGCGGGCCGATGCTCGAGCACTGTTTCGACTACCTGCAGAACGACCCGAAATACCCGACCGACAACTACGTTTCGGTGCTGCCCCTGCCCTGGATCATGGAGCAGGTCTATGCCGTGGCGCAGGCGCTGATCAGCCGGCAGATCGTCAACTTCGTCGAGGAGCCGGAAACGATGATGTCCGACCTGCGCGAAATCGGGCCCAATTTCGTGCTGCTGGCGCCGCGTGTCTGGGAGAGCATCGCCGCCGACGTCAAGGCGCGGATGATGGACGCCACCCCCTTCAAGCAGCGCATGTTCAACCTCGGCATGCGGCTGGCGGAAAAGGCGGCCAGGGAGGGCAAGGGGCAGTCGAAGCTGGCCTACTGGCTGCTGTTCCGGGCGCTGAAGGACCGTCTCGGATTCAGCAACCTGCGCTCGGCCGCCACCGGCGGCGCCGCCCTCGGCCCCGACACCTTCAAGTTCTTCCTCGCCATGGGAGTGCCGTTGCGCCAGCTCTACGGTCAGACCGAACTCGGCGGCGCCTACACCATCCACCAGGCCGACGACGTCGATTTCGATACGGTCGGCGTTCCCTTCTCCACCGCCGAGGTCAGGATCGACAATCCCGACGCCAACGGGGTCGGCGAGGTGGTGGCCCGGACCCGCGGCATGTTCCTCGGTTACTACAAGAACGAAAAGGCGACCGAGGAGACCCTCGAAGACGGCTGGATGCACACCGGCGATGCCGGCTACTTCAAGAAGGAGAACGGCCACCTGGTGGTGATCGACCGCATCTCCGACCTGGCCGAAACCTCAACCGGCAGCCGCTTCTCGCCGCAGTTCATCGAGAACAAGCTGAAGTTCTCCCCCTTCATCGCCGAGGCGGTCATCCAGGGCGACGGGCGCCCCTACCTGGCGGCGATCATCTGCATCCGCTACGAAATCGTCGCCAAGTGGGCCGAGCAGCGCGGCATCGCCTTCACCAACTACATCAACCTGTCGGCCCAGCCCCAGGTCTACGATCTGGTGCGCAAGGAAGTCGAGCAGGTCAATGCCACCCTGCCGGAGGCGCAGCGCATCCGCAAGTTCCTGCTGCTCTACAAGCAGCTCGACGCTGACGACGGCGAGCTGACCCGGACCCGCAAGGTGCGCCGCGGGGTGATCCGCGAAAAATACGCCGACATCATCAATGCCATCTACTCCGACCTGGAGACCGTCCATATCGACACCATGATCACCTTCCAGGACGGCACCAAGTCACGGGTGCAGACCGACGTGCGGGTGGTCGACCTGGGGCGGGATGGCGATGCGGGCTCGGTGGACGGCAGGCTGAAGTCGGCAGTGTGAATCGAAGGCACCGGGCGTTGGGCGTCGGGCCTCGGGTTCAAATCCCGGCGCCTTGCGCCTCGAACCTGATTTTTAGGAGTCTTTATGAACTTTGAACTTCTGACCCAGCTGATTGTCAACGGTCTGATCGTCGGCACCCTCTACGGGGTGGTGGCGATGTGCTTCGTACTGATCTACAAGTCGACCCAGGTGGTCAATTTCGCCCAGGGGGAGTTTCTGCTCATCGGTGCCTGGACCTGCTGGGCGTTGCTGGTCAAGTTCCACCTGCCGTTCTGGATCGGTTTTCCCGTTACCCTGGCCTTCATGGTGGTCTTCGGCATCCTGCTGCAGATGGTGGTGCTGCGGCCGCTCATCGGTGAGCCGATCATCTCGGTGATCATGGTCACCATCGGTCTGTCGATGTTCTTCCAGTCGCTGATGGGCTGGATCTTCGGGGTCTACGCCAAGCCGTTTCCGCAGGTGTTCGAGATCCAGTCGGTGAGTTTCCTCGGACTGCAGATCCAGACCGCCTACATCATGAGCCTGGTGATCTCGATCATCATCATGATCGGCTTCTACTACTTCTTCAAGCATTCCCGCCTCGGCCTGGCAATGCGTGCCACCGCCTTCGACCAGCAGGTGGCGCAGAGCCTCGGCATTTCGGTCAAGAAGGTCTTCGCCGCCGCCTGGGCCATCTCGGCCCTGGTCTCGGCCCTGGCCGGGGTGGTGGTCGGCATGGTCAACGGCGTCTCCTCGGCCCTCTCCTTCTTCGGCATCAAGGTCTTTCCGGTGGTCATTCTCGGAGGACTCGACTCGATCGTCGGCTCGATCGTCGGCGGCCTGATCATCGGCGTGCTGGAGAATCTGGCCGAGTTCGTCGACAGCCAGTGGCTGCACCTGGGCAACATGTACACCATCGCTCCCTTCTACGCCCTGGTGGTGATCCTGATGATCAAGCCCTACGGCCTTTTCGGAACCAAGGATATCGAGAGGATCTGATCCATGTCTTCTTCAGCTCATGCCCGGATGAACTGCGGTGAATTCCGCACCACCTACGAGCAGGACACGACCATCTTCCCGACTCCCCTGTCGCGGCGGATGGTGATCGCCGCCGTTGTCTTCCTCTGTTTCGCGCCGTTTGTGCTCAACGCCTATTTTCTCAACCTCGGCATCCAGATCGGCTACTATGCCGTCGCCGCGCTGGGGCTGAACATCGTCGTCGGCTTCACCGGGCAGATCTCCCTCGGTCACGCCGCTTTCTTCGGTTTCGGCGCCTTTGCTTCGGCCTGGCTCAACAACTCCACCGGCATTCCGGTCTTCTTCTGCATTCCCCTGGCGGGCATGATGACCATGGCTCTCGGCCTGCTCGTCGGCATTCCGGCCGGGCGCATCAAGGGACTCTACCTGGCCATAGCCACCCTCGCCTCGCAGTTCATTCTCGAGGACTTCTTCGCCCGCGCCGAGTGGTTCACCGGCGGCGTCGCCGGCGCCATGGCCAATCCCTTCTCCATGTTCGGCTACGAGTTCAACACCGACCAGAGCTACTGGTACGTGGTTCTCGTCTACCTGGTGGTGATGTTCCTCATGGCGACCAACCTGCTGCGCACCCGCGACGGCCGCGCCTTCGTCGCCGTGCGCGATCACTACCTTTCCGCCGAGATCATGGGGATCAACCTGACCAAGTATCGGATCCTCTCCTTCGGCATCTCCTCCTTCTACGCCGGCGTGGGCGGCGCCCTGTTCGGTCACTACCTCGGTTTCGTCTCTGCCGAGGGTTTCAACATCCTGCTGTCGATCCAGTTTCTCGGCATGATCATCATCGGTGGTCTGGGCTCGGTCATGGGCAGCCTGATGGGTACGGTGTTCATGGTGCTGCTCCCGGAAGTGATGGAGGCGGGAGTCTCCCTTGCCGGCGGCTTTTTCCCCGGAGTGACCCAGGCGCTGGCCTACATCAAGGAGATGTCGATCGGCCTGGCGATCATTCTCTTTCTCATCTTCGAGCCGGACGGACTCGCCCATCGCTGGCGGATGATCAAGGCCTACTGGAAGCTCTATCCATTTTCCTATTGATGGATTTATTGAGGATGTGTCGTGCAGGATCACTCCATGTCAACGTCCCGCGTTGCGGGCCCGTTTCCAAGCAAGGGAGGAAAACCATGCGCAAATCGTTGATTCTCGGATCTCTGTTACTGGCTTCGCTGGCGATTGTCGGGGTCGCTACCGCCGCCGACACCATCCCTGTCGGCCACCTGGCCGCCTACACCGGACCGACCTCGGGGGTTGGCATCCCCTACGGCAACGGCATTGATGACGCCCTCGCCTACATCAACAAGCACGGCGGCGTCAACGGCAAGCAGATCAAGTTCGACACCGTCGACTATTCCTACAACGCGCCGCGGGCGATCGCCACTTACAAGAAGTGGATGTCGTCGCTGAAACCGGTCGCCATCCAGGGCTGGGGCACCGCCGACACCGAGGCGCTGGTCAAGTTCATCGCCCGCGACAAGATCGCCTACATCTCGGCATCCTACTCCGGACACCTGACCGACCCGACCGGCAAGTCGCCGAAGACAAAGTCCCCGGCGCCCTACAACTTCTTCTACGGTCCGTCCTATTCCGATGCCTGCCGAGGCCTGGTGCAGTGGGCGGCCGAAGACTGGAAGGCCAAGGGCAAGTCGGGCAAGCCGAAGTTCATCCACATGGGTGACAATCATCCCTATCCGAACGCACCCAAGGCTGCCTGTGCCGAGTACGCCAAGGAGCTCGGCTTCGAGGTGCTGCCCTCCATCGTCTATTCGCTGAAGCCGGCCGACGCCAAGGCCCAGTGCCTGTCGCTGAAGGAGTCGGGGGCCGACTACGCCTATCTGGCCAACACCTCGAGCTCGAACATCTCGCTGCTCAAGTCGTGCGGCACCGTCGGCGTCAAGACCCAGTTCCTGACCAACATCTGGGGCTGGGACGAAAACTCCATCAAGGCGACCGGCGATGCCGGTGACGGCATCGTCTGGGTGGTCGGCGCCGCCGCCTGGGGGGACGACGTGCCCGGCATGAAGACGCTGAAGGAGATCTCCAAGATGTCCGATCCCAGCGGCACCAAGCGGCGCATGCTGCACTATGTCCGCGGCGTCTGCGCCACCTTCTACATGAAGGAGGCGATGGTCAAGGCTGAAGCCATGGGCGGCATCACCGGCGAGAACATCAAGAAGGGCTTCGAGCAGATGAAGGACTTCGTGCCGCCGGGACTGGAAGGGGTCTGCACGCCGTCGACCTGGACGGCCGAGGACCATCGCGGCACCACCCTGGTCAACGTCTACACCAGCAAGTACAACGGCGGCGACTTCAAGATGACCAAGCTGGCCACCGTGGAAGTGCCGCGGCGGCCTGAATGGCTTGGCTGGTGATTGTCAGCGGAAGCTGACAGCCACAGGTTAAAGGCTTGAGACTGGAGGTTCTGGCGGGGGCGGTTGCCGCCCCCGCCGGGAACCGCCGGGATCCAGACTTCAGACGCCAGGTCGCGGCAGAAAGACTTTGCTCCTGACTCCTGAATTCTGACTCCTGGCTCCTGAGTTCCGTATTCAGTCCAAAAACGGAGATTCCCATGTCCGAACCGGCCGTCAAAGTGACAGAAAAACCTGAAGAGAAGGAAATTCTCCTTTCGGTCAACAATATCGAGGTGGTCTACGACGAGGTCATCCTGGTGCTGCGCGGCATCAGCCTCGACGTGCCGAAGGGCGAGCTGGTCACCCTGCTCGGGCCGAACGGCGCCGGCAAGTCGACCACCCTCAAGGCCATTTCCGGGCTGCTCAAGACCGAGGATGGCGAGGTGACGCGCGGCACCATCACCTACAAGGGCGAGAACATCGCCAACAGTTCCCCGGACGACATCGTGCGCAAGGGGATCTTCCAGGTCATGGAGGGGCGGCGCATCGTCGAGGACATGACCGTCATCGAGAACCTGCGCCTCGGCGCCTTTACCCGCAGGGACCGCGAAATCAACGACGACATCGAGAAGGTGTTCCATTACTTTCCGCGGCTGAAGGAGCGAACCGGCCTGGCCGGTTACCTCTCCGGCGGCGAGCAGCAGATGCTGGCCATCGGTCGCGCGATCATGGCCCGGCCCGAGATGATCCTGCTCGACGAACCCTCCATGGGCCTGTCGCCGCTGCTGGTCAAGGAGGTGTTCGGAATCATCCGCAACATCAACAAGGAGCAGGGGATCACCATGCTGCTGGTCGAGCAGAACGCCAACATGGCCCTGCACAGCGCCAGCTACGGCTATGTGATGGAATCGGGCAAGATCGTCCTCGACGGCACCGCCGAAGAACTGCTCAGCAACGAGGACATGAAGGAGTTCTATCTTGGCGGCGGAAGCGGCGAGCGCAAGTCGTTCAAGAACATCAAGTCGTACAAGCGACGGAAGAGGTGGATGTAAAACCGGCGGCCGCCAAAGGCTCATCTGCTGCGTTACGCTCGGTCTTCGGGCTTCGACGTAGCTCCGCTACGACTCAGCCCTCAGCCTTTCGCAAGCCTTGCATCTGAACCTTTATCGACCGCCGGAGAGACCGGATGCAAGGGAAAGGTCCTGCACCACTGGCGTCCTGAGCGGGCACAGCGGGCGGGTGGCCACTGTTTTTCCCCTCTGACTTTTTTCAAACGGAGATCCCCATGCCCCAGTACTACGACGATCTCGAAACCCGCAGTCCCGAGCAGCGCGAGGCGGACCTGTTCGCCCGGCTGGGCGAACAGATCGAGCACGCCAGGCGAACCGCACCCCATTTCGCCGAAACCCTCGCCGGTGTCGACGGCCGGCAGATCGGGGACCGGACGGCGCTGGCCGGCCTGCCGCTGCTGCGCAAGTCGGATCTGATCGAAAAGCAGCGCTCGGCCCCGGTGTTCGGCGGACTGACCGGCATCGCTCCGCCCGAGCTGCGCCAGATCTTCGCCTCGCCGGGCCCGATCTTCGAGCCGGGCAGCGACCGGCCGGACGCCTGGCGTTTCGCCCGCGCCCTGTTCGCCGCCGGCGTGCGGCGGGGGGATATTCTGCACAACTGCTTCTCCTATCATTTCACTCCCGCCGGCATGATGGTCGAATCGGCGGCGCGTGCCCTGGGCTGCGCCGTGGTGCCGGCCGGGGTCGGCCAGACCGAGCTGCAGGTGCAGGTGATGGCGCATGTCCGGCCGCAGGGTTATGTCGGCACACCGTCCTTTCTCAAGCTGATTGTCGACAAGGCGACCGAGCTCGGCAGTGACCTGTCGAGCCTGAAAAAGGCGCTGGTTTCGGGGGAATACCTGCCGCCGAGCCTGCGCGAGGCCATGGCAGAGCGCGGCATTGCCGTCCGCCAGTGCTACGCCACCGCCGATCTTGGCCTGATTGCCTACGAGTCGGAGGCCCTGGAGGGGATGATCGTTGACGAGGGGATCATTCTCGAAATCGTCCGCCCCGGCACCGGCGAGCCGGTGCCGGAGGGGGAGGTCGGCGAGGTAGTGGTGACCCGTCTCGATCCCGACTATCCCCTGATCCGCTTCGCCACCGGCGACCTGTCGGCCATCCTGCCCGGAGCCAGCCCCTGCGGCCGCACCAACATCCGCATCAAGGGATGGATGGGGCGTGCCGACCAGACCAC
This window contains:
- a CDS encoding ABC transporter substrate-binding protein, with amino-acid sequence MRKSLILGSLLLASLAIVGVATAADTIPVGHLAAYTGPTSGVGIPYGNGIDDALAYINKHGGVNGKQIKFDTVDYSYNAPRAIATYKKWMSSLKPVAIQGWGTADTEALVKFIARDKIAYISASYSGHLTDPTGKSPKTKSPAPYNFFYGPSYSDACRGLVQWAAEDWKAKGKSGKPKFIHMGDNHPYPNAPKAACAEYAKELGFEVLPSIVYSLKPADAKAQCLSLKESGADYAYLANTSSSNISLLKSCGTVGVKTQFLTNIWGWDENSIKATGDAGDGIVWVVGAAAWGDDVPGMKTLKEISKMSDPSGTKRRMLHYVRGVCATFYMKEAMVKAEAMGGITGENIKKGFEQMKDFVPPGLEGVCTPSTWTAEDHRGTTLVNVYTSKYNGGDFKMTKLATVEVPRRPEWLGW
- a CDS encoding branched-chain amino acid ABC transporter permease; this translates as MNFELLTQLIVNGLIVGTLYGVVAMCFVLIYKSTQVVNFAQGEFLLIGAWTCWALLVKFHLPFWIGFPVTLAFMVVFGILLQMVVLRPLIGEPIISVIMVTIGLSMFFQSLMGWIFGVYAKPFPQVFEIQSVSFLGLQIQTAYIMSLVISIIIMIGFYYFFKHSRLGLAMRATAFDQQVAQSLGISVKKVFAAAWAISALVSALAGVVVGMVNGVSSALSFFGIKVFPVVILGGLDSIVGSIVGGLIIGVLENLAEFVDSQWLHLGNMYTIAPFYALVVILMIKPYGLFGTKDIERI
- a CDS encoding long-chain fatty acid--CoA ligase, whose product is MKVEYADVKRYDTFPKLLAYNAANWPDEIALREKEFGIWNAFTWADYQKMVRRFALGMHKLGIGQGDAVGIIGDNRPEWVAGEIASHALRAMIFGIYQDSLNEEVAYLINYAGAKIIIAEDEEQVDKVLEITEQCPCVKHIVYCDPRGMRKYDDPRLLSHTELMRLGDELDAEQPGLYDELVAAGRAEDVAILCPTSGTTSNPKLAMLQCGPMLEHCFDYLQNDPKYPTDNYVSVLPLPWIMEQVYAVAQALISRQIVNFVEEPETMMSDLREIGPNFVLLAPRVWESIAADVKARMMDATPFKQRMFNLGMRLAEKAAREGKGQSKLAYWLLFRALKDRLGFSNLRSAATGGAALGPDTFKFFLAMGVPLRQLYGQTELGGAYTIHQADDVDFDTVGVPFSTAEVRIDNPDANGVGEVVARTRGMFLGYYKNEKATEETLEDGWMHTGDAGYFKKENGHLVVIDRISDLAETSTGSRFSPQFIENKLKFSPFIAEAVIQGDGRPYLAAIICIRYEIVAKWAEQRGIAFTNYINLSAQPQVYDLVRKEVEQVNATLPEAQRIRKFLLLYKQLDADDGELTRTRKVRRGVIREKYADIINAIYSDLETVHIDTMITFQDGTKSRVQTDVRVVDLGRDGDAGSVDGRLKSAV
- a CDS encoding branched-chain amino acid ABC transporter permease, with translation MSSSAHARMNCGEFRTTYEQDTTIFPTPLSRRMVIAAVVFLCFAPFVLNAYFLNLGIQIGYYAVAALGLNIVVGFTGQISLGHAAFFGFGAFASAWLNNSTGIPVFFCIPLAGMMTMALGLLVGIPAGRIKGLYLAIATLASQFILEDFFARAEWFTGGVAGAMANPFSMFGYEFNTDQSYWYVVLVYLVVMFLMATNLLRTRDGRAFVAVRDHYLSAEIMGINLTKYRILSFGISSFYAGVGGALFGHYLGFVSAEGFNILLSIQFLGMIIIGGLGSVMGSLMGTVFMVLLPEVMEAGVSLAGGFFPGVTQALAYIKEMSIGLAIILFLIFEPDGLAHRWRMIKAYWKLYPFSY
- a CDS encoding ABC transporter ATP-binding protein, encoding MSETAPLLEVRGVSLSFGGVHALTDVSFQVRKGEIFSIIGPNGAGKTSMLNCISGRYQPNQGSIVFKGKELIGLRPNDRCNLGIGRTFQNLALFNHMTVLDNIMVGRHHLLKNNFLTGSIYWLTGARREELRHRAEVEDIIDFLEIAHIRKSVAGTLSYGLRKRVELARAVALRPDLILLDEPMAGMNLEEKEDMARYIIDLNEEWGMTVVMIEHDMGVVMDISHRVMVLDFGKKIAEGLPDEVMADPRVRKAYLGEDDVEDGREARAGEVA
- a CDS encoding ABC transporter ATP-binding protein, which produces MSEPAVKVTEKPEEKEILLSVNNIEVVYDEVILVLRGISLDVPKGELVTLLGPNGAGKSTTLKAISGLLKTEDGEVTRGTITYKGENIANSSPDDIVRKGIFQVMEGRRIVEDMTVIENLRLGAFTRRDREINDDIEKVFHYFPRLKERTGLAGYLSGGEQQMLAIGRAIMARPEMILLDEPSMGLSPLLVKEVFGIIRNINKEQGITMLLVEQNANMALHSASYGYVMESGKIVLDGTAEELLSNEDMKEFYLGGGSGERKSFKNIKSYKRRKRWM
- a CDS encoding phenylacetate--CoA ligase family protein, which gives rise to MPQYYDDLETRSPEQREADLFARLGEQIEHARRTAPHFAETLAGVDGRQIGDRTALAGLPLLRKSDLIEKQRSAPVFGGLTGIAPPELRQIFASPGPIFEPGSDRPDAWRFARALFAAGVRRGDILHNCFSYHFTPAGMMVESAARALGCAVVPAGVGQTELQVQVMAHVRPQGYVGTPSFLKLIVDKATELGSDLSSLKKALVSGEYLPPSLREAMAERGIAVRQCYATADLGLIAYESEALEGMIVDEGIILEIVRPGTGEPVPEGEVGEVVVTRLDPDYPLIRFATGDLSAILPGASPCGRTNIRIKGWMGRADQTTKVRGMFVHPSQVDAILKRHSELGRGRLVVTRENDLDAMCLQVELAGEPPAGLAEAVVGSIREVTKLRGEVAFVAPGSLPNDGKVIDDQRQIE